Proteins from a single region of Ananas comosus cultivar F153 linkage group 3, ASM154086v1, whole genome shotgun sequence:
- the LOC109708337 gene encoding homeobox-leucine zipper protein HAT4-like, with the protein MMVEKEDLGLSLSLSSRAAAAAVDRVPLKLNLASSSSASPSTLPFLLKPQWSDLMASSSERRSAEMPLLRGIDVNRAPAAERESEEEAGASSPNSTLSSLSGGKRGEREREREPATSGGGEEHDMERASSRGISDEEDGGDGSRKKLRLSKDQSAILEETFKAHNTLNPKQKLALAKQLNLRPRQVEVWFQNRRARTKLKQTEVDCEFLKRCCESLTEENRRLQKEVQELRALKLSPQFYMHATPPTTLTMCPSCERVSNSASAAPAVPPPPPSDQPQHLLHLRRPVPIAPAAPWAPVALRPSFLDAPPQRS; encoded by the exons ATGATGGTGGAAAAGGAGGATCTGGGGCTCAGCCTAAGCTTGAGCtcccgggcggcggcggcggcggtggatcGGGTGCCTCTGAAGCTGAACCTCGCGTCGTCTTCGTCCGCGTCTCCGTCGACTCTCCCGTTTCTTCTGAAGCCCCAGTGGAGCGATCTAATGGCGTCGTCCTCAG AGAGGAGATCGGCCGAGATGCCGCTGCTGAGGGGGATCGACGTGAACCGGGCGCCCGCGGCCGAGAGGGAGAGCGAGGAGGAGGCCGGGGCGTCGTCCCCGAACAGCACGCTGTCGAGCCTCAGCGGGGGCAAGCGCGGCGAGCGCGAGCGCGAGCGCGAGCCCGCGACGAGCGGCGGAGGCGAGGAGCACGACATGGAGCGCGCGAGCTCCCGCGGCATCAGCGACGAGGAGGACGGGGGCGACGGCTCCCGCAAGAAGCTCCGCCTCTCCAAAGACCAATCGGCGATTCTCGAGGAGACCTTCAAAGCTCACAACACCCTCAATCCC AAGCAGAAGCTGGCGCTGGCGAAGCAGCTGAATCTGCGGCCGCGACAAGTCGAAGTGTGGTTCCAGAACCGCAGAGCGAG GACGAAGCTGAAGCAAACGGAGGTGGATTGCGAGTTCCTGAAGCGGTGCTGCGAGAGCCTCACCGAAGAGAATCGAAGGCTGCAGAAGGAGGTGCAGGAGCTCCGAGCCCTAAAACTCTCCCCTCAATTCTACATGCACGCCACTCCTCCCACCACCCTCACCATGTGCCCCTCCTGCGAACGCGTATCGAattccgcctccgccgcccctgcggttcctccgccgcctccgtccGATCAACCGCAGcacctcctccacctccgccgccccgTCCCGATCGCCCCCGCGGCGCCCTGGGCCCCCGTCGCGCTCCGCCCCTCCTTCCTCGACGCACCGCCGCAGAGATCTTGA
- the LOC109707648 gene encoding uncharacterized protein LOC109707648: MAEPESLLYTTKPPIHHRQLGAGILSTFLYRALLVAVLVVALPLLPSRAPEFVDGTLLTRTWELLHLLLVGIAISYGLFSRRNADADKDRAAEGKHDAAQSYVPQILRGPSAVFGDDDDGVDGDDDRGDAGVRAWSSQYYPNDPVVVVAKDSGSAGSGRGRGRGGDEPLLLPVRSLKSRAREADSGRNRFSRTPDEDAAVLSSPIPWRSRSGRFESKEESGPLNRTSSFRSPGVRSTSATSTSPSSASPKRGFYKSTPPPAPPPPPPPFVGHLYSPASDRKITTKSFKDELKDVSAKPLMKPQSSINIPSSIAKSVRTVRPKEAQATQAADGPEIPVPVPMYRRKEDSEFVDKAVIESDDSDSRDSDSSDERETDDDDIIAESSGKEDEAPNCVAEAKAEAEPDDNEVDKKADEFIAKFREQIRLQRIESIKRSTRRRSDKHPK, translated from the coding sequence ATGGCGGAGCCCGAGTCCCTCCTCTACACCACGAAACCCCCAATCCATCATCGGCAACTCGGCGCCGGGATCCTCTCCACGTTCCTGTACAGAGCCCTGCTCGTCGCCGTGCTTGTCGTCGCGCttcccctcctcccctcccgCGCCCCCGAGTTCGTCGACGGAACCCTCCTCACGAGGACATGGgagctcctccacctcctcctcgtgGGCATCGCCATCTCCTACGGCCTCTTCAGCCGCAGGAACGCCGACGCCGACAAGGACCGCGCCGCCGAGGGGAAGCACGACGCCGCGCAGTCCTACGTGCCGCAGATCCTCCGCGGTCCCTCCGCGGTCTTcggggacgacgacgacggcgtgGACGGCGACGACGACCGTGGCGACGCTGGGGTTCGGGCGTGGAGCTCGCAATACTACCCCAACGATCCCGTGGTCGTGGTCGCGAAGGATTCGGGATCGGCGGGGAGCGGGcgcggccgcggccgcggcggcgacgAGCCGCTGCTTCTGCCCGTGCGGAGCCTGAAATCGCGGGCCCGAGAGGCCGATTCGGGTAGAAACCGCTTCTCGAGAACCCCTGACGAGGACGccgcggtgctctcctctccgATCCCATGGCGATCGCGTTCGGGGAGGTTCGAGTCCAAGGAGGAGTCGGGCCCTTTAAACCGGACCTCTTCCTTCCGCTCACCAGGTGTTCGATCTACGTCCGCAACGAGCACTTCTCCCAGCAGCGCTTCTCCAAAAAGAGGCTTCTATAAGTCTACGCCCCCTCCGgcaccgccgcctccgccgcctccttttGTCGGTCATTTATACTCTCCGGCCTCCGATAGAAAAATCACTACAAAAAGCTTTAAAGATGAGCTAAAGGATGTGAGCGCCAAGCCATTGATGAAACCACAAAGCTCAATCAACATCCCTTCTTCGATCGCAAAATCAGTTAGAACGGTCCGGCCAAAGGAGGCACAAGCAACTCAAGCGGCGGACGGTCCCGAGATCCCCGTTCCGGTGCCAATGTATCGGAGAAAGGAGGATAGTGAATTCGTGGATAAAGCGGTCATCGAATCCGATGATTCGGATAGCAGAGACTCGGACAGTAGTGACGAGCGCGaaactgatgatgatgatatcaTTGCCGAATCCTCTGGTAAAGAAGACGAAGCGCCGAACTGTGTTGCTGAAGCTAAAGCAGAAGCAGAACCTGATGACAATGAGGTGGATAAGAAAGCGGACGAGTTCATAGCCAAGTTCCGGGAGCAGATTAGGCTTCAGAGGATCGAATCGATCAAGAGATCGACGCGGCGGCGCAGCGATAAACATCCGAAGTAG